Sequence from the Candidatus Neomarinimicrobiota bacterium genome:
GAATGGAACCTCTTATTCCAAACTGATTGAAGGTCTGAAATCACACAATATTGATCTGGATAGAAAAATACTTTCTGATTTGGCAGTCCGTGAACCGTCAGCCTTTTCGGAGGTTGTCAAAGTTGCAGCTGCCAGCTAGTATGTCATCAAAGATTAGATCGGGTCAAATTTTTACTTAAATTTTTGACGGGACATTTGGCGTCTTGTCTTGAAAATCCGCCGGGGAAGCTTGGCGGATTTTCTTTTATCCTGAAAATGATAAAAAGTAACTTCAACAGTCACTAAACCAACCATGGCACTGGCATCTAAAATCGAATCTCTCCGCAATGATTTCAAAAAGTCTCTAGACGGGTTATCGGCCGAAGACAAAAAAGCGTTGGAACAACTGAAACATAAATATCTCGGCCGCAAAGGGAAAGTTGCGGACCTTTTTACGGAAGTGGGTTCCGTCCCTGACGATGAGCGACCGGAAATAGGGAAGCTGTTGAACAAACTCAAGTCTGAGCTAACACATGAGATAGTAAAGATGGAAGGGGCTGTTTCAACCGGTGCCGGTTTAGTAGAACAGTCCGTTGATCTTTCACTTCCAGGGGATGAGATCCCCATGGGGTCGCTCCACCCCATCACGCAGACCATGCGGGAAGTAAAGCAGATTTTCCAAGCCATAGGTTTCTCGGTTGCGTACGGTCCTGAGATCGATGATGATTACCACAACTTTGAAGCATTGAACATACCCAAGCACCATCCCGCCCGGGATATGCAGGATACATTTTACATAACTGACAATGACGTATTGAGGACCCATACGTCCAACACACAAATTCATGTGATGGAGAATCAGGAACCGCCAGTGCGTGTGATATGCCCCGGTAGAGTTTACCGGAACGAGGCCATTAGCATCCGGAGCTACTGTCTGTTCCATCAGGTTGAAGGACTCTATATTGATGAGGATGTTTCTCTGGCAGAAATGAAGGGGACTCTGGAGTACTTCTGCCGGCAATTCTTTGGTGATGAGGTTAAGGCTCGGTTTAGACCGAGCTTCTTTCCGTTCACTGAACCCAGCGCCGAAGTTGACATCTCGTGCCTTATGTGCGATGGCGAAGGGTGTTCCATGTGCAAGAAAACGGGATGGCTGGAAATTATGGGCTGTGGCATGGTGGATCCGGCTGTTCTGAAAATGGTCGGTTATGATCCTGAAAAATGGTCCGGTTATGCTTGGGGAATGGGCATAGAGAGGCTTGCCATCCTCAAACACGGTATCGATGATATCAGGCTATTTTTTAATGGGGATATACGATTTCTGAGGCAGTTCGGATGATTGTTTCACTGGATTGGCTCAGAGAATTTGTGGACTTCAAGTTAGCTCCTCAAGATTTGGCTGATCTGCTTACGGGCTCGGGGCTGGAGTCCACCGTAGGTGAGGGTGGTGAAATACTTGACATTGAAGTGACACCGAATCGCCCTGACTGCATGTCCCATCTTGGCGTGGCAAGGGAGATAGCCCTGCTAACAGATTCAAAGCTTAAAATAACTGAAACATCAATATCTGAATCTGACCAACCAGTTGAAAATGAAGTCACCATTACAATCGAGAATGAGAAAGGCGCACCCCGCTACGCCGCCCGCGTTGTGAAAGGGGTCAAAGTTGGAGCGTCGCCTGACTGGATGGTTAAAAGACTGGAACAGTGCGGTATCCGTTCTATTAATTCTGTTGTTGACATATCCAACTATGTCCTTTTTGAACTGGGGCATCCGCTCCATACTTTCGACTTGAGACAGGTTGAAGAAAATGCTATTATTGTCAGAAGCGCCAGGAAAAACGAAAAGATCGTCACACTCGATGGAGAGGAGAGGAAATTGAGTAGCGATCACCTTTTGATCTGTGACCCAAAAAAACCTGTGGGGCTTGCGGGTATTATGGGCGGTGAGAATTCCGAGGTTGCTGAAAATACATCAGATGTGCTTATCGAATGTGCCTACTTCGATCCGGTCACTGTCAGGCGAGGTGCAAAAAAACTGGGTCTTTCCACGGAGGCGTCAAAGCGCTTCGAAAGAGGTGCCGATTACGATGATCTGACGGCTGTCCTGAACCGAACGGCTCAATTAATTTCCGAAATATCAGGTGGCACAATTTGTGCCGGTGTGGTGGACTGTTACCCACAGGTGATTGAAGGGAAAAAGATTACTCTCAGCCGTGAAAGGGCAGCATCTTCTATTGGGGTGGAATTTGATGACAAATTTGTACGTGCAACTTTGGATGGGCTTGGCATCATTTATGAAAATAAAGGCGGGAACTATGAGTGCATTATCCCGTCATTTAGACCTGACCTGGAACGTGAAATTGACCTGAGTGAAGAACTGGCCCGAGTGTATGGGTTTGACAAGATTGAATCAAAAACGACTTATGTGGGTCATGTTACAACTATCGTACCTGATGATGAGAATACCATTGACGAACTGAGAGATTATTGTGCTGGTGCCGGCTTCACCGAAGTCATTACAAACAGCCTTATTAGTGAACAGGATGTAGAGACTCTTGCCGATTTAAAGCCGCTGCCCGTTGTAAACCCACTGAGCCGAGAAATGTCCATAATGCGGCCTTCGCTTCTTCCCGGATTGCTGGGCGCCATCAGCTACAACCTTCGCCGTGGTGAAAAAAACCTTAACTTGTTTGAATATGGGAATATTTTCCAAGCCGAGAAAAAGAAGTGGGTTGAATCGCCACAATTTACTGGTGTAGCTTGTGGCAACAGAGTATCAAAAGGGTGGCGGCAGGATCAACATACAAATGATCTTTTCTTGCTCAAGGGAGTAGTCTATGATCTTGCAAATCGATTTGGATTTGACGGATCCTTTGGAGAATTGGAGAAGAGTGTCGTTTATTTATATGGTATGAGTTGGGAAACTTCGTCGGGCTCACTTGCTTCCATTGGTTCGGTCACAAGTGAACTCCTGGAGAATTATGATATCGATTTTCCTGTTGTCTCTTTTGAACTGAATCTTGAACTGCTAGGTAGTTCGAGAGAGACGGTACATTTCAGAAAACTGCCACAGTTTCCCAGCATTGATCGCGATCTTTCTTTAAGCGTTCTGTCTTCTGTCAGCATTGGAGAGTTGGAATCGATAATCCAAAAAAATGGAACAGATCTGTTGCGAGCAACAAAGCTTTACGATCTGTATGAAGGTGATCAAATAGAGTCAGGAATGATGAGCGTTACTTTTTCCCTCTCTTTCCGCTCTGATGAAAGAACACTTCGAGACAGCGAAATTGACAGCATTATGGAAGAAATTATTTCAGAGACTTCATCGGAACTGGATGCTAAATTACGATGACATGGATGCAGTTCTTCCAAATCTGACATCACTTGAAGATAGGATTAAGGATGCTGTCAATGAGCTTCAACATCTGAGAGCAACCTCAGGCGGGAGTTCCGGCAGCGGTGGCATCTCATCTGAAGAGAAAAAGGCAATCCGGAATCAGATCCAGAAAATTATTGACCTCATTGAAAAAACTGAGAGTGTCGATTAATAAGGAGGCCTTATGACCGAAGATCAGGATAATCTTGCCCGCGTATCAATATTTGGCCATGAATACACTGTAAAGGCCCAGGCTGAAGCAAGCTATATTGCTGATGTTGCTCAGTATGTGGATCAGAAAATGCGCGAAGTGGAAAAAGAGTTACCGTCTTCTCAATCAACCACAAGAATTGCCATACTGGCAGCTATGAGCATTACTGACGACTATTTTGCTGAAAAACATCAACGGAATAATATGATCAATAACGTGGAAGAGAAAGCTTCTTCTCTTATTGAGTTCCTTGACGAACATTTATCTCTCAATTAGGCCCATTTCCTAATTACTGTTTTACTGCCCGTTTTATTAAACACCCCATATAATTGAGGTGAAAAAGATCTCCTTTATTCGTGACAG
This genomic interval carries:
- the pheS gene encoding phenylalanine--tRNA ligase subunit alpha, translated to MALASKIESLRNDFKKSLDGLSAEDKKALEQLKHKYLGRKGKVADLFTEVGSVPDDERPEIGKLLNKLKSELTHEIVKMEGAVSTGAGLVEQSVDLSLPGDEIPMGSLHPITQTMREVKQIFQAIGFSVAYGPEIDDDYHNFEALNIPKHHPARDMQDTFYITDNDVLRTHTSNTQIHVMENQEPPVRVICPGRVYRNEAISIRSYCLFHQVEGLYIDEDVSLAEMKGTLEYFCRQFFGDEVKARFRPSFFPFTEPSAEVDISCLMCDGEGCSMCKKTGWLEIMGCGMVDPAVLKMVGYDPEKWSGYAWGMGIERLAILKHGIDDIRLFFNGDIRFLRQFG
- a CDS encoding cell division protein ZapA; its protein translation is MTEDQDNLARVSIFGHEYTVKAQAEASYIADVAQYVDQKMREVEKELPSSQSTTRIAILAAMSITDDYFAEKHQRNNMINNVEEKASSLIEFLDEHLSLN
- a CDS encoding phenylalanine--tRNA ligase subunit beta; this translates as MIVSLDWLREFVDFKLAPQDLADLLTGSGLESTVGEGGEILDIEVTPNRPDCMSHLGVAREIALLTDSKLKITETSISESDQPVENEVTITIENEKGAPRYAARVVKGVKVGASPDWMVKRLEQCGIRSINSVVDISNYVLFELGHPLHTFDLRQVEENAIIVRSARKNEKIVTLDGEERKLSSDHLLICDPKKPVGLAGIMGGENSEVAENTSDVLIECAYFDPVTVRRGAKKLGLSTEASKRFERGADYDDLTAVLNRTAQLISEISGGTICAGVVDCYPQVIEGKKITLSRERAASSIGVEFDDKFVRATLDGLGIIYENKGGNYECIIPSFRPDLEREIDLSEELARVYGFDKIESKTTYVGHVTTIVPDDENTIDELRDYCAGAGFTEVITNSLISEQDVETLADLKPLPVVNPLSREMSIMRPSLLPGLLGAISYNLRRGEKNLNLFEYGNIFQAEKKKWVESPQFTGVACGNRVSKGWRQDQHTNDLFLLKGVVYDLANRFGFDGSFGELEKSVVYLYGMSWETSSGSLASIGSVTSELLENYDIDFPVVSFELNLELLGSSRETVHFRKLPQFPSIDRDLSLSVLSSVSIGELESIIQKNGTDLLRATKLYDLYEGDQIESGMMSVTFSLSFRSDERTLRDSEIDSIMEEIISETSSELDAKLR